The Cucumis melo cultivar AY chromosome 5, USDA_Cmelo_AY_1.0, whole genome shotgun sequence genome has a segment encoding these proteins:
- the LOC103499436 gene encoding glutamyl-tRNA(Gln) amidotransferase subunit B, chloroplastic/mitochondrial, producing MAFIGMRSIQTLPLLFHPAVLFSRRKKIMYFSVKASQSQTATQEKQRPIAISPHFDKQIIDKISKDYEAIIGIETHVQLSTLTKAFCSCPYNYGSSPNTNICPICMGLPGALPVLNSKVIESAVKLGLALNCSLSFNSKFDRKQYFYPDLPKGYQISQFDVPIASGGYIDLDLPIEYGGGHRRFGITRVHMEEDAGKLLHSESGSYSQVDLNRAGVPLLEIVSEPDMRTGIEAAEYAAELQRLVRYLGVSNGNMQEGSLRCDVNVSVRPIGQSQFGTKVEIKNLNSFSSVSRAIDFEISRQVLLHSQGQSDQIVQETRLWEEGAQKTITMRKKEGLSDYRYFPEPDLPEVILTKEYVDNIHDSLPELPEMKRRRYESMGLSMQDVLFLANDISVAEFFDATIARGAEVKLAANWIMGDIAAYMKNEKLTINDIKLTPQELAELIASIKGGTISGKIGKEILFELLAKGGTVKGLIKEKDLVQIADPAEIEKMVEKVLVENPKQLEQYRGGKTKLQGFFAGQVMKASKGKANPGLLNKILLEKLNAKS from the exons ATGGCATTTATAGGAATGAGAAGCATTCAAACTCTACCACTGTTGTTTCACCCTGCTGTTTTGTTTTCAAGAAGGAAGAAAATTATGTATTTCTCTGTGAAAGCCTCACAATCCCAAACAGCTACTCAAGAAAAGCAAAGACCTATAGCCATTTCACCACATTTTGATAAACAGATTATTGATAAAATATCTAAGGATTATGAAGCAATTATTGGCATCGAAACCCATGTCCAGCTCTCCACTCTCACCAAAGCCTTCTGTAGCTGTCCTTACAATTATGGTTCTTCACCAAACACTAATATCTGCCCTATTTGCATGGGGCTTCCTGGTGCCTTGCCTGTTTTGAACTCAAAAGTGATCGAGTCTGCAGTGAAATTGGGTCTTGCACTAAACTGCAGTTTATCTTTCAACTCAAAATTTGATAGGAAACAATACTTTTACCCAGACCTTCCTAAGGGATATCAAATATCTCAGTTTGATGTCCCAATTGCAAGTGGTGGTTACATTGATCTCGATCTTCCTATTGAGTATGGTGGGGGGCATAGGCGATTCGGTATCACCAGGGTTCACATGGAAGAGGATGCAGGGAAGCTGCTTCACTCTGAAAGTGGAAGCTAC TCTCAGGTTGACTTGAACAGAGCAGGAGTGCCATTGCTTGAGATTGTTTCTGAACCTGACATGAGAACTGGGATTGAGGCTGCGGAGTATGCTGCAGAATTACAGAGGTTGGTTAGATATTTGGGTGTAAGTAATGGAAACATGCAAGAAGGTTCTCTACGGTGTGATGTGAATGTCTCAGTCCGTCCTATTGGGCAGTCACAATTTGGAACAAAG GTGGAGATAAAAAACTTGAACTCATTTTCATCAGTGAGCAGAgcaattgattttgaaatttcaagACAAGTGCTTCTCCACAGTCAAGGCCAAAGTGATCAAATTGTACAGGAAACCAGACTCTGGGAAGAAGGCGCCCAG AAAACAATTACAATGAGGAAAAAGGAAGGACTTTCTGATTATCGATATTTTCCAGAGCCTGATCTCCCAGAAGTCATCCTCACAAAAGAATATGTTGATAATATTCATGATTCTTTGCCTGAACTTCCAGAAATGAAGCGTAGAAGATATGAGAGCATGGGCCTGAGCATGCAGGATGTACTTTTCCTGGCAAATGACATTAGT GTGGCTGAGTTTTTTGATGCAACTATTGCAAGAGGGGCCGAAGTGAAGCTGGCTGCTAATTGGATAATGGGTGATATTGCTGCGTACATGAAAAATGAGAAGTTGACAATAAACGACATAAAGCTCACTCCTCAAGAGCTTGCTGAATTGATCGCTTCAATAAAAGGCGGTACTATTAGTGGAAAGATTGGGAAAGAG ATTCTTTTTGAGTTGCTAGCTAAAGGTGGAACTGTGAAGGGGTTGATTAAAGAAAAGGATTTGGTTCAG ATTGCAGATCCTGCTGAGATAGAAAAAATGGTGGAAAAAGTATTGGTAGAGAATCCGAAGCAGCTTGAGCAATATCGTGGGGGCAAAACCAAGTTGCAAGGCTTTTTTGCTGGCCAG GTAATGAAAGCATCCAAAGGTAAAGCAAATCCAGGGCTTCTAAACAAGATCCTCCTGGAGAAATTGAATGCGAAAAGCTGA